One stretch of Chryseobacterium fluminis DNA includes these proteins:
- a CDS encoding phosphatase PAP2 family protein — MKSTLEYLNRIDTELFLVINGKHNAFFDTIMFWASDKLFWFPFYAILLIFLIRLYKKFTIYILLAIAATITLCDQTASGLLKNLIKRLRPSHEPALVPFIHLSDAGPGGNYGFVSSHSANAFGLLTFLFFLLPARYNWLKIILLFWALLVSYSRIYNGVHYPFDILGGALVGILAGCLIWIIFKSIFKTKNFNKINYYI, encoded by the coding sequence ATGAAATCAACTCTTGAATACTTGAATCGCATTGATACAGAATTATTTTTAGTGATCAATGGAAAACATAATGCTTTCTTTGATACCATAATGTTTTGGGCGAGTGATAAATTGTTTTGGTTTCCCTTTTATGCGATATTATTAATCTTTTTAATTAGACTATATAAAAAATTTACAATTTATATTCTGCTGGCAATTGCGGCTACCATAACTTTGTGTGACCAAACAGCCTCGGGGCTTCTGAAAAATTTGATTAAGCGGTTGCGGCCTTCTCATGAACCTGCCTTGGTTCCATTTATCCACTTAAGCGATGCTGGTCCAGGTGGAAATTATGGTTTTGTATCATCTCATAGTGCCAATGCATTTGGACTTTTAACATTTCTTTTCTTCTTACTACCCGCAAGGTATAATTGGCTCAAAATTATTTTACTTTTTTGGGCTTTGCTAGTTTCTTACAGTAGAATCTACAATGGTGTGCATTATCCATTTGATATCCTTGGTGGCGCGCTTGTAGGTATTCTTGCAGGCTGTCTTATCTGGATCATATTTAAATCTATATTTAAAACTAAAAATTTTAATAAAATAAATTATTACATTTAA
- a CDS encoding hybrid sensor histidine kinase/response regulator, which produces MILIVDDNENNIYFLKKLLESKGVQIDTANNGEVALEKALKNDYSLIILDVQMPGMSGFEIAETLEGYSQTKEIPILFLSTVSADKRFITKGYRSGGIDYVTKPIDPEILMLKIEIFYLLQKTSLAMKITQQNLELEVKRRKETQLLMKSEIDHFHLMLKALLQIAFILDENNMINFVNSKWFEYSDSAQKFPKTHTADLNIDKEFQRCKAEGESLELEVRIKNRITEDYRYHLLRISPVYQNGALKNCVGTFTDIDDQKKVEREKDEFLSIASHELKTPLTRIKAYMQLVFRKLGGNPHNSEKDFVGKALDQIEKLNSLITDLLDISKIENGKLKINKKLEDLEELINSTINTIMQTYDNSNVRINCDFINITHLIYFDPLRIEQILINLLTNAMKYSPKSNQVIVRTRIENNEVKVRVTDFGIGIPEFKQTDVFRKFYRVEESSESYREESVYISVRNSLSNIKEPSVLRVKKTKNQHFTLPLN; this is translated from the coding sequence ATGATCTTAATTGTTGATGATAATGAAAACAATATCTATTTTCTCAAGAAATTGCTGGAGTCCAAAGGTGTCCAGATAGATACTGCAAATAATGGTGAAGTTGCTTTGGAAAAAGCACTAAAAAACGACTATTCACTAATTATCTTGGATGTTCAGATGCCGGGAATGAGTGGATTTGAAATTGCGGAGACTTTAGAGGGATACAGCCAGACCAAGGAAATTCCGATATTATTTTTGTCAACAGTCAGTGCAGACAAAAGATTTATTACCAAAGGATACAGGTCAGGGGGAATCGATTATGTCACAAAGCCTATCGATCCGGAGATCCTCATGTTGAAGATTGAGATATTCTACCTTCTTCAGAAAACCAGCCTTGCGATGAAGATAACACAACAAAATCTGGAATTAGAGGTCAAAAGAAGAAAAGAAACGCAACTCTTGATGAAATCGGAGATCGATCATTTTCATCTGATGCTGAAAGCCCTGTTACAAATAGCATTTATTTTAGATGAGAATAATATGATCAATTTCGTCAATAGCAAATGGTTTGAATATTCTGATTCCGCTCAGAAGTTTCCTAAGACCCATACAGCTGATCTGAATATTGATAAAGAATTTCAGCGATGCAAAGCAGAGGGAGAATCACTAGAGCTGGAAGTTCGTATAAAAAATAGGATTACAGAGGATTACAGATATCATCTGTTAAGGATTTCACCAGTCTATCAAAACGGTGCCTTAAAAAACTGCGTAGGGACCTTCACTGACATTGATGACCAGAAAAAGGTAGAGCGGGAGAAAGATGAATTTCTGAGCATTGCCAGCCACGAACTGAAAACGCCTCTGACAAGAATCAAAGCCTATATGCAGTTGGTCTTTCGTAAACTAGGGGGAAATCCGCACAATAGTGAGAAAGATTTCGTCGGAAAAGCTTTGGATCAGATCGAAAAACTAAATAGTTTAATCACAGACCTTTTGGATATTTCCAAAATCGAAAATGGAAAACTTAAGATCAATAAAAAGCTGGAAGATCTGGAAGAACTGATTAACAGCACGATTAATACCATTATGCAGACCTACGATAATTCAAACGTCAGAATCAATTGCGACTTTATCAATATCACTCACTTAATTTATTTTGATCCCTTACGTATAGAGCAAATACTGATCAATTTATTGACAAATGCCATGAAGTATTCTCCTAAAAGCAACCAGGTGATTGTTAGAACGAGGATAGAAAACAACGAAGTAAAAGTAAGGGTCACCGATTTTGGAATTGGAATTCCTGAATTTAAACAGACTGATGTTTTTCGTAAATTTTATCGTGTTGAAGAGTCTTCTGAGAGTTACAGGGAGGAATCGGTCTATATATCTGTTCGGAACTCATTAAGCAACATAAAGGAACCATCGGTGTTGCGAGTAAAGAAAACGAAGAATCAACATTTTACCTTACCGTTAAATTAA
- a CDS encoding CheR family methyltransferase, whose translation MLHPDIVKDEEIEFLIKDVHDLYGYDFSLYSRPSFKRRVNRICLYDHLASFAELRYTILNDPNYLKHFIEEITVNVTEMFRDPDFFQVLRNEILPQLETYPLIRIWVAGCSTGEEVYSLAILLKEAGLYPKCLIYGTDLNPSVLQTARMGIFPLSKMKLYSENYILSGGREDFSNYYTANYEGVRFDKDLQEKLILSTHNLVSDSSFNSFQLIICRNVMIYFEKDLQENVFQLFDASLENLGYLALGSKETLRFSTLGKFYQQVGDQKIWRKVDRQKGPVK comes from the coding sequence ATGTTACATCCCGATATCGTAAAAGATGAGGAAATTGAATTTCTGATCAAAGATGTACATGACCTCTACGGCTATGATTTTTCGTTGTACAGCAGGCCATCTTTTAAAAGAAGGGTCAATCGTATTTGTCTATATGACCATCTTGCAAGTTTTGCAGAATTGCGGTATACCATTCTTAACGATCCTAATTATCTCAAACATTTTATCGAGGAGATTACGGTCAATGTCACGGAGATGTTCCGTGACCCTGACTTCTTCCAAGTATTAAGGAATGAAATTCTACCCCAGTTGGAAACATATCCCCTCATCAGAATCTGGGTGGCAGGGTGCTCTACCGGCGAGGAAGTTTATTCGTTAGCGATCCTGCTGAAAGAAGCAGGGCTGTACCCTAAATGCCTTATCTATGGTACGGATCTCAACCCGTCGGTGCTTCAGACGGCCAGAATGGGAATTTTTCCGCTTAGTAAGATGAAATTATACTCTGAAAACTATATTCTATCCGGTGGTAGAGAAGATTTTTCAAACTATTATACGGCCAATTATGAAGGCGTAAGATTTGATAAAGATCTACAGGAAAAACTTATCTTATCGACACACAACCTGGTATCAGACAGCTCATTCAACAGCTTTCAGCTGATCATCTGCAGAAATGTAATGATCTATTTTGAAAAAGATCTGCAGGAAAATGTTTTTCAGCTCTTCGACGCAAGTTTAGAGAATTTAGGATACCTGGCCTTAGGTTCAAAAGAAACCTTGCGCTTTTCTACATTGGGTAAATTCTACCAACAGGTCGGAGATCAGAAGATATGGAGAAAAGTAGACCGTCAAAAGGGACCGGTGAAATAA
- a CDS encoding response regulator: MDQVIWHKKINNKNLIMKKKILIVDDDPRNIFALRLTLKARGFQMETSTMAREAIEILKKDPEVGVVLLDMMMPDMDGYAALKIIRQTPSIRHIPIIAVTAQAMPEDRQKCLDAGAQDYVKKPIDVDLLLRAIENLF; this comes from the coding sequence ATGGACCAGGTCATCTGGCATAAAAAAATAAATAATAAGAATCTAATAATGAAAAAGAAGATTTTGATCGTGGATGACGATCCTCGCAATATATTTGCACTCAGACTCACATTGAAGGCCCGGGGATTTCAAATGGAAACTTCCACCATGGCCAGGGAAGCGATTGAAATCTTAAAAAAAGATCCGGAGGTCGGCGTAGTATTACTGGATATGATGATGCCCGATATGGATGGTTATGCAGCATTGAAAATCATTCGTCAAACACCATCTATCCGACATATCCCGATCATTGCTGTTACAGCTCAGGCGATGCCGGAAGACCGCCAGAAATGTCTGGATGCAGGTGCGCAGGATTATGTCAAAAAGCCGATTGATGTAGATCTGCTTTTAAGAGCCATAGAAAATTTGTTTTAA
- a CDS encoding lipopolysaccharide kinase InaA family protein produces the protein MKVFFANEFSRYYEEIILTIRKFKNGGTMIGDGHRNVIKVFKIGDRLINFKSFKQHNIINRHVYKFYRKSKARRSFEYALFLLDKKFYTPTPIAYIENHDIIGLTSSYYMSEQLENSLMLNEILTNKDFPDREEIIKGYAALMYTLHENGIEFIDNSAGNFLIRKEEGVYRFYIVDLNRMNFYDHIEINKRLKNFARFTLDNEIMNIISKEYALLSGASAEYCLKKISDASNKMLFKRKVKKVLKFYKYIIRI, from the coding sequence ATGAAGGTATTTTTTGCAAATGAATTTTCTCGGTATTATGAAGAAATTATTCTTACAATAAGAAAATTTAAGAATGGCGGAACGATGATAGGTGATGGTCATAGGAATGTAATTAAAGTTTTTAAAATTGGTGACCGTTTAATTAACTTTAAATCCTTCAAACAGCATAATATAATCAACAGACATGTTTATAAATTTTATAGAAAATCTAAGGCAAGAAGGTCTTTTGAGTACGCATTATTTCTGTTAGATAAAAAATTTTATACTCCAACCCCGATAGCCTACATCGAAAATCATGATATTATCGGTCTGACGTCAAGTTACTATATGAGTGAGCAACTTGAAAATTCCTTGATGTTGAACGAAATTCTTACCAATAAGGATTTTCCTGACAGAGAAGAAATTATTAAAGGATATGCAGCACTCATGTATACTTTACATGAAAACGGTATTGAATTTATCGATAATTCTGCAGGAAACTTTTTAATAAGAAAAGAGGAAGGAGTCTATCGTTTTTACATTGTTGATTTAAACAGAATGAATTTTTATGATCATATTGAAATAAATAAAAGACTTAAAAATTTCGCAAGGTTCACACTTGATAATGAAATTATGAATATAATAAGCAAGGAATATGCATTGTTATCAGGAGCGTCAGCAGAATACTGTCTAAAGAAAATAAGTGATGCATCAAATAAAATGCTTTTTAAAAGGAAGGTAAAAAAAGTTTTAAAATTCTATAAATATATTATCAGGATTTAA
- a CDS encoding response regulator, which produces MPKKTKRNLQFGIGFSLLVLIASSVASYLSIRNQMEHRESVTKSRISMIAVKDILIALIDAETGNRGYQLTGKENFLEPYNRSLQEYPKALVRAKSVNLNDNKQHDRLDLLQKNADKDINTIKIFVEKRRKGILITQNEMLLGKNYMDNCRTIVRDFVQYEEKRLEKRNKDLDSSSLTTILFIVFSSLAAIIVTLFFYFKLRNDLIRRDKLEKELKAKDLEISRRVNVIQQVAGRVSNGDYSQKIADEYDGDLGDLVDSLNHMTDSLKAAFDKINKSDWIQTGLVKLNESLVGNKSVKELSSDSLNQLIDYANCINGAIYLMDDGKLRLSSYSGLEKNMKQTFDPGEGMVGQAFVQKQAKAYNHLDHKDFVATFASSTIKVHAILLIPIIMDRLTFGVIEVSANKHFDQDKIDYFVECSRNIAIALRAARGRAKEQRLLEETQAQSEELQVQHSELENLNTELEAQTQKLQASEEELRVQQEELMQTNTELEERSKLLEEKNQLIAERNIEIQRKAEELALSTQYKSEFLANMSHELRTPLNSILLLSRLMAENPEENLNDDQIESAKVIQSAGSSLLTLIDEILDLAKIESGKMSLEYEAVQISEVVKDLKNLMDPLVNNKGIKFNVSIEDALEKNLETDRLRLDQVLRNLLSNALKFTKQGSVALAIRRDTANKDFIVFSVKDTGIGIPEDKQKIIFEAFQQADGSTQRKFGGTGLGLSISREIAKLLGGRLDLTSKVDEGSEFSLTIPISESVKESQTGLLMNSDQDLIDVIVENVEEIKNTINYDESNVTSFFNHLEIPEDVEDDRNSISKDDKVILIVEDDTNFARALLKFARMQNYKGVVVVRGDQALSAAMEYHPNAILLDIQLPVKDGWQVMEEFKSNPKTRSIPVHMMSSLHVKKESLMKGAIDFINKPVAMEQMTDVFRKIEDALKKSPRKVLIVEENAKHASALSYFLSNFDIMLSVEDTVKDSVNAFNEDRVDCVIFDIGDNRRNAYKIIESIKSYDGLENLPIIIFTEQNLTNSEELKIRQYADSIVVKTAHSYQRILDEVGLFLHLVEEKSSSSEDIRDKTLGSLTEVLSGKKILVTDDDVRNIFSLTKALEKYKVEVIVAMDGIQALKKIEEHPDVDVILMDMMMPNMDGYETIEKIRKIEKFRRLPIISVTAKSMIGDRQKCIDAGASDYITKPVDMDQLLSLLRVWLYQS; this is translated from the coding sequence ATGCCGAAAAAAACTAAAAGAAATCTTCAATTCGGAATTGGATTTTCCCTGCTTGTATTAATTGCAAGTTCAGTCGCATCATATTTGAGCATCCGCAACCAGATGGAGCATCGGGAAAGTGTGACCAAGAGCCGCATATCAATGATCGCTGTAAAAGATATTCTTATTGCGCTCATCGATGCAGAGACAGGTAATCGAGGGTATCAGCTTACAGGAAAAGAGAATTTCCTTGAGCCCTACAATCGAAGCTTACAAGAATATCCAAAAGCATTGGTACGTGCAAAATCTGTGAATTTAAATGATAATAAACAACATGACAGATTAGACTTACTGCAAAAAAATGCTGATAAAGATATAAATACCATAAAAATCTTTGTTGAAAAGAGACGCAAAGGCATTTTGATCACCCAAAATGAAATGTTGTTGGGTAAAAACTACATGGACAACTGTAGAACTATAGTCAGAGATTTTGTTCAATATGAAGAAAAACGACTTGAGAAAAGAAACAAGGATCTTGACAGCTCGTCTCTTACCACCATCCTGTTCATTGTCTTTTCATCTTTGGCAGCCATCATCGTTACGCTGTTTTTCTATTTCAAACTGCGTAATGACCTGATCCGTAGAGATAAATTAGAGAAAGAATTAAAAGCGAAAGATCTTGAGATTTCAAGACGAGTCAATGTTATTCAGCAGGTGGCAGGTCGGGTTTCCAATGGGGACTATAGTCAAAAAATTGCAGATGAATACGACGGAGACCTTGGAGATCTTGTTGATTCTTTAAACCATATGACCGATTCTCTTAAAGCTGCTTTTGATAAGATCAATAAAAGTGATTGGATACAAACAGGCCTGGTTAAGTTAAATGAGTCTCTGGTGGGCAATAAATCTGTAAAAGAGCTCAGCTCAGATTCGCTAAATCAACTCATCGATTATGCCAACTGCATCAACGGTGCGATCTATCTAATGGATGACGGAAAATTAAGACTAAGCAGCTATTCCGGTCTTGAAAAAAATATGAAGCAGACCTTCGATCCCGGGGAAGGAATGGTCGGACAGGCATTTGTCCAGAAGCAAGCCAAAGCCTATAACCATCTTGATCACAAAGATTTTGTAGCCACCTTTGCGAGCAGTACAATAAAGGTCCACGCCATTCTACTGATCCCAATCATAATGGATAGGCTCACCTTTGGCGTAATAGAGGTCAGTGCGAACAAACATTTTGATCAGGATAAGATTGATTATTTTGTTGAATGTTCAAGAAATATCGCCATCGCTTTGCGCGCGGCAAGAGGGCGTGCAAAAGAGCAGCGCCTCTTGGAGGAGACCCAGGCGCAATCAGAGGAACTTCAGGTTCAGCACTCTGAGCTTGAGAACCTCAATACAGAACTTGAGGCACAGACCCAAAAACTTCAGGCTTCGGAGGAAGAATTGCGGGTACAGCAAGAAGAGCTAATGCAGACCAATACGGAATTGGAGGAGCGTTCTAAATTACTGGAAGAGAAAAATCAGCTTATTGCCGAGCGTAATATTGAAATCCAGAGAAAGGCCGAGGAACTGGCCCTGAGCACACAGTACAAATCCGAGTTTCTGGCCAATATGTCCCATGAATTGCGCACACCATTAAATTCAATCCTATTGTTGTCCCGTCTGATGGCTGAAAATCCCGAAGAAAACCTCAATGATGATCAGATCGAGTCGGCAAAGGTAATTCAGAGTGCAGGAAGCAGTTTACTGACCTTGATCGACGAGATCTTAGATCTGGCTAAAATTGAATCAGGAAAGATGTCTCTGGAATATGAAGCAGTGCAGATCAGTGAGGTTGTCAAAGATCTGAAAAATTTAATGGATCCGTTGGTTAACAATAAAGGGATTAAATTCAATGTCAGCATCGAGGATGCACTGGAAAAAAATCTTGAAACAGACCGTTTACGTTTGGACCAGGTCTTAAGGAATCTTCTGTCCAATGCCTTAAAATTCACAAAACAAGGAAGCGTTGCATTAGCCATTAGAAGAGATACTGCAAATAAAGATTTTATTGTTTTCTCTGTAAAAGACACGGGAATCGGAATTCCGGAAGACAAACAGAAAATTATCTTTGAGGCATTCCAACAGGCCGACGGTTCAACGCAGCGCAAGTTTGGCGGAACTGGTTTGGGATTGTCGATCAGCCGCGAAATTGCCAAATTATTAGGAGGACGTTTAGATCTGACAAGCAAAGTCGATGAAGGAAGTGAGTTTAGCCTGACCATTCCCATCAGTGAAAGTGTAAAAGAAAGTCAGACCGGTTTACTCATGAACTCGGATCAGGATCTAATCGATGTTATTGTAGAAAATGTAGAAGAGATCAAAAATACTATTAATTATGATGAAAGTAATGTGACATCGTTTTTCAATCATTTGGAAATACCGGAAGATGTGGAAGATGACAGAAACAGTATTTCAAAAGATGACAAAGTAATTCTTATCGTTGAGGATGATACGAATTTTGCCAGGGCATTATTAAAATTTGCCAGAATGCAAAACTATAAAGGCGTAGTGGTAGTAAGAGGTGATCAGGCACTGTCAGCCGCAATGGAATACCATCCAAATGCTATTTTACTTGATATTCAGCTTCCTGTAAAGGATGGGTGGCAAGTGATGGAAGAATTTAAATCTAATCCTAAAACCAGATCAATTCCGGTGCATATGATGTCGTCACTTCACGTAAAGAAGGAGAGCCTGATGAAAGGTGCCATTGATTTTATCAACAAACCTGTGGCCATGGAACAGATGACCGATGTTTTCAGAAAGATCGAAGACGCTTTAAAAAAATCTCCACGAAAGGTCCTTATTGTTGAAGAAAATGCGAAGCATGCCAGTGCGCTGTCTTATTTTCTGAGCAATTTTGATATCATGTTATCGGTCGAGGATACGGTCAAAGACAGCGTTAATGCTTTTAATGAGGATAGGGTGGACTGCGTGATCTTCGACATCGGGGATAACAGGAGGAATGCCTATAAAATTATTGAATCTATAAAAAGCTATGACGGTTTGGAAAATCTTCCGATCATAATTTTCACCGAGCAAAATTTAACGAATTCCGAAGAATTAAAGATCAGGCAATATGCTGATTCCATTGTCGTCAAGACCGCACATTCATATCAGAGGATCTTAGATGAGGTGGGTCTGTTCCTGCACTTGGTGGAAGAAAAGAGCAGTTCGTCAGAGGACATACGGGATAAAACCTTGGGATCACTGACGGAAGTCCTGAGTGGCAAAAAAATTCTGGTGACGGATGACGATGTTCGAAATATTTTCTCCCTGACCAAAGCCCTGGAGAAATATAAAGTGGAGGTGATTGTGGCGATGGACGGTATTCAGGCATTGAAAAAGATTGAAGAACATCCCGATGTGGATGTGATCCTAATGGATATGATGATGCCTAATATGGACGGTTACGAAACGATTGAGAAGATCAGAAAGATAGAGAAATTCAGAAGGCTTCCTATTATTTCCGTTACGGCGAAATCGATGATCGGAGACCGCCAGAAATGTATTGATGCAGGTGCTTCAGATTATATCACAAAACCGGTAGATATGGATCAGCTGCTATCGCTGCTGCGAGTGTGGTTATACCAAAGTTAA